The window CGACCTTTCCGGAACCGAAGAGCAGGAGTACAACCCTCGGCTCCTCAACCCTGTAAACCAGTCCTGGAAACTGCTCAGGCTCGTATTCCACATTTTCAAGGCCTAGGGACATTGCTATATCCGTGAGGTTCAGTTCAGACTCCAGATCATATACTGCCACGATGTTCTGAACTATTATCTCAGGATCGTCATAGACCTCTATATCTGCAGCTTTCAGCTTGTCTATGATTATCCTTATTGTCCTCCTGACGTCCTCTATGTTCTTTGCGCCCGTGCAGTTGACCTTTCCGCTTCTGAATATGAGAACGGCGGTCTTGGGTTCCTGAAGCCTGTAAATAAGTCCTGGAAACTGCTCAGGCTCGTATTCTGATCCATCCAGCGCAAGCGCAATCCTACTCAGATCCAGATGCTCTGCAAGTGATGTCGATGCCACTATATTTTCTATGGTGATCTTCTCTCTTTCACTCATG is drawn from Thermoplasma sp. Kam2015 and contains these coding sequences:
- a CDS encoding TATA-box-binding protein, translated to MSEREKITIENIVASTSLAEHLDLSRIALALDGSEYEPEQFPGLIYRLQEPKTAVLIFRSGKVNCTGAKNIEDVRRTIRIIIDKLKAADIEVYDDPEIIVQNIVAVYDLESELNLTDIAMSLGLENVEYEPEQFPGLVYRVEEPRVVLLLFGSGKVVCTGAKEESEIEQAVIKVKKELQKVGLI